One region of Qipengyuania gaetbuli genomic DNA includes:
- a CDS encoding response regulator has translation MKLDGARLLILEDEPIIAFGLEDMLLDEGAQVSLATALDEAEDHLAGSTFDCAILDVNVRGEKSYGFAEALKGRGIRFIFATGYGESAHPDEFMDVPTITKPYSIQQIRDTLERLA, from the coding sequence GTGAAACTCGACGGTGCCCGGCTTTTGATACTGGAAGACGAACCGATCATCGCTTTCGGCCTCGAAGACATGTTGCTCGATGAAGGCGCACAGGTTTCTCTCGCCACGGCGCTGGACGAAGCGGAAGACCACTTGGCCGGCAGTACGTTCGATTGCGCGATACTCGACGTAAACGTGCGCGGGGAAAAGAGCTACGGTTTCGCCGAGGCGCTAAAGGGCCGCGGCATCCGCTTCATTTTCGCCACCGGCTACGGCGAAAGCGCCCATCCGGACGAATTCATGGACGTACCGACGATCACCAAGCCCTATTCGATCCAGCAAATCAGGGACACGCTGGAACGCCTCGCCTGA
- the rpiB gene encoding ribose 5-phosphate isomerase B produces the protein MRIAIASDHAAIDLKAELRDWLIEQGHEVADLGPDTTESVDYPDFGYRLAGVVADGTAERGVALCGSGIGISISVNRNPAVRCALVSEPLSASLAREHNDANCIAMGARLTGSDMAKACLTAFLETDFAGGRHQRRVDKLSNPEF, from the coding sequence ATGCGTATCGCCATTGCTTCCGACCATGCCGCCATCGACCTGAAGGCCGAACTGCGCGACTGGCTTATCGAACAGGGTCACGAGGTCGCCGACCTCGGTCCTGACACCACCGAAAGCGTCGATTACCCCGATTTCGGCTATCGCCTCGCCGGCGTGGTGGCTGACGGGACCGCCGAGCGCGGCGTGGCGCTGTGCGGGTCGGGTATCGGCATCTCGATCTCGGTCAACCGCAATCCCGCCGTCCGCTGTGCCCTCGTCTCGGAACCGCTTTCGGCAAGCCTTGCCCGCGAGCACAACGACGCCAATTGCATCGCCATGGGCGCGCGTCTGACCGGCAGCGACATGGCCAAGGCGTGCCTTACCGCTTTCCTCGAAACCGACTTCGCAGGCGGCCGCCACCAGCGCCGCGTCGACAAGCTCTCCAACCCGGAATTCTGA
- the glyA gene encoding serine hydroxymethyltransferase has protein sequence MATQAKDTSRDPMDRFWHDTLAQADPEIHEAIRKELKRQQDKIELIASENIASSAVLEATGSVFTNKYAEGYPGKRYYGGCDYADVVETLAIERAKQLFGCEFANVQPNSGSQMNQAVFLALLQPGDTFMGLDLNSGGHLTHGSPVNMSGKWFNPVSYGVRKDDELIDMDEVMATAKEHKPKLIIAGGTAYSRVWDWAAFRKVADEVGAYLMVDMSHISGLVAGGAHPSPFPHAHVVTTTTHKSLRGPRSGVILWDHDELTKPINMAVFPGMQGGPLMHVVAAKAVAFGEALRPDFKDYAHRVVENARALAKSIEANGLRVVSGGTDNHSMLVDLTAKDVTGKAAEAGLDRAWLTCNKNGIPYDTRSPFVTSGIRLGTPAGTTRGFGPAEFEQVGKLICEVVEGLSRNGPEGDGQVEEQVRGKVAELCAAFPVYPGR, from the coding sequence ATGGCTACCCAGGCAAAAGATACCTCGCGCGACCCGATGGACCGTTTCTGGCACGACACGCTGGCCCAAGCCGATCCGGAAATCCACGAGGCTATCCGCAAGGAACTCAAGCGCCAGCAGGACAAGATCGAGCTGATCGCGTCCGAGAACATCGCGTCCTCCGCAGTGCTGGAGGCGACCGGTTCGGTCTTCACCAACAAGTATGCCGAAGGCTATCCGGGCAAGCGCTATTACGGCGGCTGCGACTATGCCGACGTGGTCGAAACGCTGGCAATTGAGCGCGCCAAGCAATTGTTTGGATGCGAGTTTGCCAATGTGCAGCCCAATTCGGGCAGCCAGATGAACCAGGCCGTGTTCCTTGCGCTGCTGCAGCCGGGCGACACTTTCATGGGCCTCGACCTCAATTCCGGCGGACACCTCACCCATGGCTCGCCCGTCAACATGAGCGGCAAGTGGTTCAACCCGGTCAGCTACGGCGTTCGCAAGGACGACGAACTGATCGACATGGACGAGGTCATGGCCACGGCGAAGGAGCACAAGCCCAAGCTGATCATCGCGGGCGGCACTGCCTATTCACGCGTCTGGGACTGGGCCGCGTTCCGCAAGGTCGCTGACGAGGTCGGCGCCTATCTCATGGTCGACATGAGCCACATCTCCGGCCTCGTGGCTGGCGGTGCCCACCCCTCGCCCTTCCCGCATGCCCATGTTGTCACCACGACGACCCACAAGTCGCTGCGCGGTCCGCGCTCAGGCGTGATCCTGTGGGATCACGATGAACTGACCAAGCCGATCAACATGGCTGTCTTTCCCGGCATGCAGGGCGGCCCGCTCATGCACGTCGTCGCGGCCAAGGCGGTAGCATTCGGCGAAGCGCTTCGTCCGGACTTCAAGGATTACGCGCACCGCGTGGTCGAAAACGCCCGCGCGCTGGCCAAGAGCATCGAGGCAAACGGCCTGCGCGTCGTGTCCGGCGGCACGGACAACCATTCGATGTTGGTCGACCTCACCGCCAAGGACGTGACGGGCAAGGCGGCCGAAGCCGGGCTCGACCGGGCATGGCTGACCTGCAACAAGAACGGCATCCCCTACGACACGCGCAGCCCCTTCGTGACCAGCGGCATCCGCCTCGGCACGCCTGCGGGCACCACGCGCGGCTTCGGGCCGGCCGAGTTCGAGCAGGTAGGCAAGCTCATCTGCGAAGTGGTAGAAGGCCTCTCCCGCAATGGCCCCGAAGGTGACGGTCAGGTGGAAGAGCAGGTTCGCGGCAAGGTCGCCGAACTCTGCGCCGCCTTCCCGGTCTATCCGGGGCGCTAA
- the nrdR gene encoding transcriptional regulator NrdR: MRCPFCANDDSQVKDSRPTEDSTSIRRRRQCSSCGARFTTFERVQLREVTVVKSGDRREAFDRSKLEQSISLACRKRDVSADRIDRLVSGIQRQVETAGEAEVASQRIGEMVMDGLRQLDSVAYIRFASVYRDFNEARDFEEFASTVQEAAANERG, translated from the coding sequence ATGCGCTGTCCATTTTGTGCCAATGACGACAGCCAGGTAAAGGATAGTCGTCCGACCGAGGATTCCACCTCGATCCGGCGCCGCCGCCAGTGTTCGAGCTGCGGCGCACGCTTCACGACGTTCGAACGCGTCCAGCTGCGCGAAGTCACGGTGGTCAAATCCGGCGACCGGCGCGAAGCTTTCGACCGGAGCAAACTGGAACAGTCCATTTCGCTCGCCTGCCGCAAGCGCGACGTTTCCGCGGACCGGATCGACCGGCTTGTGTCGGGCATCCAGCGCCAGGTGGAAACTGCCGGAGAGGCCGAAGTTGCATCGCAGCGCATCGGCGAAATGGTGATGGACGGCCTGCGCCAGCTCGACAGCGTTGCCTATATCCGTTTCGCCTCGGTCTATCGCGATTTCAACGAAGCCCGCGATTTCGAGGAATTCGCCAGCACCGTGCAGGAAGCCGCCGCCAATGAGCGAGGCTGA
- a CDS encoding RNA methyltransferase codes for MSEADQHKPVIVLVRPQLGENIGKAARAMLNFGLVELRLVEPRDGWPNPSAGPAAAGADVVLDMAEVFASTAEAVADCGHVYATTVRKRGVTKPVYTPEEAAREMAGAVGRSAILFGPERSGLATEDVALARAILTVPINPDFGSLNLAQAVILCAYEWSKHENLVQPTQEDLLPPAPQDELEGLIGHLEGMLEPKGYFLPATRADATRRTLRGVLTKPGWNHLEVRTLRGVLSSLERRSKKD; via the coding sequence ATGAGCGAGGCTGACCAGCACAAGCCGGTAATCGTCCTCGTTCGGCCGCAACTGGGCGAGAATATCGGCAAGGCGGCCCGCGCCATGCTGAATTTCGGGTTGGTGGAACTACGCCTCGTAGAACCGCGCGACGGCTGGCCCAACCCTTCGGCAGGCCCGGCAGCAGCTGGCGCAGATGTGGTGCTCGACATGGCGGAAGTGTTCGCCTCGACGGCCGAAGCCGTGGCCGATTGCGGGCATGTCTATGCGACGACGGTCCGCAAGCGCGGCGTGACGAAGCCGGTCTACACCCCCGAAGAGGCTGCCCGCGAAATGGCCGGGGCAGTTGGGCGCAGCGCGATCCTGTTCGGCCCCGAACGCTCTGGGCTGGCAACCGAGGACGTGGCCCTTGCCCGCGCTATCCTGACGGTGCCGATCAATCCGGACTTCGGCTCGCTCAATCTCGCGCAGGCGGTGATCCTGTGCGCCTACGAGTGGTCGAAACACGAAAACCTCGTGCAGCCGACGCAGGAAGACCTCCTGCCCCCCGCCCCGCAGGACGAGCTCGAAGGACTGATCGGCCATCTCGAAGGCATGCTGGAGCCCAAGGGCTACTTCCTCCCAGCGACGCGCGCCGACGCCACGCGGCGCACGCTTCGCGGCGTGCTGACCAAGCCGGGCTGGAACCACCTAGAGGTGCGCACGCTGCGCGGCGTTTTGTCGAGCCTGGAACGCCGTTCGAAGAAAGACTGA
- a CDS encoding chorismate mutase, with the protein MDTTKPVEITLPEDCTDMREVRAGVDSTDRELMALLDRRFGYMRAAARIKQDRNVVRDEARKAEVIANARLDAEKRDLPAGKIAQIWEELVETSIAYELEEWDRLRS; encoded by the coding sequence ATGGACACGACCAAGCCCGTTGAAATCACGCTGCCCGAAGACTGCACCGACATGCGCGAAGTGCGCGCAGGGGTAGACAGCACGGACCGCGAACTGATGGCCCTGCTCGACCGGCGGTTCGGCTACATGCGTGCAGCTGCGCGCATCAAGCAGGACCGTAATGTCGTGCGGGACGAGGCGCGCAAGGCGGAAGTGATCGCCAACGCCCGCCTTGATGCGGAAAAGCGCGACCTTCCCGCCGGAAAGATCGCGCAGATATGGGAAGAGCTGGTCGAAACCTCGATTGCCTACGAACTCGAGGAATGGGACCGCCTGCGCAGCTGA
- the trpB gene encoding tryptophan synthase subunit beta produces MVSQANTFRNMPDERGHFGDYGGRYVAETLMPLVLDLEREYRAAQADPEFQRQFDDLLEHYVGRPSPLYFAERLTEALGGAQVWFKRDELNHTGAHKINNCIGQILLAIRMGKTRIIAETGAGQHGVATATVCARFGLPCVVYMGAEDVRRQSPNVFRMKLLGAEVVPVTSGRGTLKDAMNEGLRDWVANVHDTFYIIGTAAGPHPYPELVRDFQSVIGKEARAQMLDRIGRLPDLLVAAIGGGSNALGLFHPFLDDPDVKMLGVEAAGYGLDGDQHAASLLGGFPGVLHGNKTYLLQDDDGQITEGHSISAGLDYPGIGPEHAWLKDMGRVEYTAITDDEALDAFQLLCRTEGIIPALEPSHAIAAVAKRAKEMPKDSVILANLCGRGDKDIFTVAERLGVEM; encoded by the coding sequence ATGGTTAGCCAGGCAAATACCTTCCGCAACATGCCGGACGAGCGCGGCCATTTCGGCGATTATGGCGGCCGCTATGTCGCCGAAACGCTGATGCCGCTCGTCCTCGATCTCGAACGCGAATACCGGGCGGCGCAGGCCGATCCGGAATTCCAGCGCCAATTCGACGATTTGCTCGAACATTACGTGGGCCGCCCTTCCCCGCTCTATTTCGCAGAGCGGCTGACAGAGGCGCTCGGCGGCGCGCAGGTCTGGTTCAAGCGCGACGAGCTGAACCACACGGGCGCGCACAAGATCAACAATTGCATCGGGCAGATCCTGCTCGCGATCCGCATGGGCAAGACGCGCATCATCGCGGAAACCGGCGCCGGCCAGCACGGCGTAGCGACAGCCACGGTCTGCGCGCGCTTCGGCCTGCCCTGCGTGGTCTACATGGGCGCAGAGGACGTGCGGCGGCAGTCGCCCAACGTCTTCCGCATGAAGCTGCTGGGCGCAGAAGTCGTGCCCGTCACCAGCGGCCGGGGGACGCTGAAGGATGCGATGAACGAAGGGCTGCGCGACTGGGTCGCGAACGTCCACGACACCTTCTACATCATCGGGACCGCCGCCGGCCCGCACCCCTATCCCGAGCTCGTCCGCGACTTCCAGAGCGTGATCGGCAAGGAAGCACGCGCGCAGATGCTCGACCGCATCGGCCGCCTGCCCGACCTTCTGGTGGCAGCGATCGGCGGCGGTTCGAATGCGCTTGGCCTGTTCCACCCATTCCTCGACGATCCGGACGTGAAGATGCTGGGCGTGGAAGCGGCGGGCTACGGCCTCGACGGCGACCAGCACGCGGCCAGCCTGCTCGGCGGCTTTCCCGGCGTGCTTCACGGCAACAAGACCTACCTACTGCAGGACGATGACGGCCAGATTACCGAAGGCCACTCGATCAGCGCAGGGCTGGATTATCCGGGCATCGGGCCGGAACATGCGTGGCTCAAGGACATGGGCCGCGTGGAATACACCGCCATAACCGACGATGAGGCGCTCGACGCGTTCCAGCTGCTCTGCCGCACGGAAGGCATCATTCCCGCGCTCGAACCCAGCCACGCCATCGCGGCGGTCGCCAAGCGCGCGAAGGAAATGCCGAAGGACAGCGTGATCCTCGCCAACCTCTGCGGTCGGGGAGACAAGGACATATTCACCGTCGCCGAGCGGCTGGGAGTGGAAATGTGA
- the trpA gene encoding tryptophan synthase subunit alpha has translation MTRLANAFNKPHPALVCFITAGDGDTAANLDALVEGGADVIELGMPFTDPMADGPAIQAANIRSLNAGTSTADVLWIARKFRDRHPEVPLVLMGYANPMIRRGSDWFAKAAKEAGIDGVICVDIPPEEDDALGPYLRDAGISPIRLATPTTDAKRLPQVLEGSSGFLYYVAVAGITGMQQAAIESIEANVSRIKQSTDIPVAVGFGVRTPEQAGEIARVADGVVVGSALVELVAEHGAQAPAKLRELTAGLAKAVHSAARASA, from the coding sequence ATGACCCGCCTCGCCAACGCCTTCAACAAGCCCCATCCCGCTCTCGTCTGCTTCATCACGGCAGGCGACGGCGACACTGCGGCCAATCTCGACGCTCTGGTCGAGGGCGGCGCGGACGTGATCGAACTCGGCATGCCGTTTACTGATCCGATGGCAGACGGTCCGGCCATCCAGGCAGCGAACATCCGCTCGCTCAATGCGGGAACGAGCACAGCCGACGTGCTGTGGATCGCACGCAAGTTCCGCGACCGGCATCCTGAGGTTCCGCTCGTGCTCATGGGTTATGCGAACCCGATGATCCGGCGCGGTTCGGACTGGTTCGCCAAGGCAGCAAAAGAAGCGGGTATCGACGGCGTGATCTGTGTCGACATCCCGCCCGAAGAGGACGATGCTTTGGGTCCGTACCTTCGCGATGCGGGCATCTCCCCCATTCGCCTCGCAACGCCGACAACCGATGCAAAGCGCCTGCCGCAGGTCCTCGAAGGGTCTTCGGGCTTCCTCTACTATGTCGCCGTGGCCGGCATCACCGGCATGCAGCAGGCCGCAATCGAATCGATCGAGGCCAATGTGAGCCGAATCAAGCAGTCGACCGACATCCCCGTGGCCGTCGGTTTCGGCGTCCGCACGCCCGAACAGGCCGGCGAGATCGCGCGCGTGGCAGACGGGGTGGTCGTGGGTTCCGCGCTGGTCGAGCTCGTCGCGGAACACGGGGCGCAGGCACCGGCAAAGCTGCGCGAACTCACCGCAGGGCTTGCCAAGGCGGTCCATTCGGCGGCAAGGGCCAGCGCATGA
- the accD gene encoding acetyl-CoA carboxylase, carboxyltransferase subunit beta has product MNWFTRVRNSLTSLSKRSTDKDLWVKCPSCQQMVFAQEYQENAFVCPRCDHHGRIGADERLAQILDEGFEALPIPDVKEDPLKFRDTSKYTDRLKKARGKSPHKDAFLVGSGAIEGKPAVVGVQDFGFMGGSMGMAVGTAFCQGAERALTRHCPYIVVTAAGGARMQEGILSLMQMPKATVMTRRLKEAGLPYIVVLTDPTTGGVTASYAMLGDVHLAEPGALIGFAGQRVIQDTIREQLPDGFQRAEYLHKHGMVDMVVHRHDLRDTLATLIDYLAPSAEAA; this is encoded by the coding sequence ATGAACTGGTTCACGCGCGTCCGCAATTCGCTCACCTCGCTGTCCAAGCGCAGCACCGACAAGGATCTCTGGGTCAAATGCCCGAGCTGCCAGCAGATGGTGTTTGCGCAGGAATATCAGGAAAACGCCTTCGTCTGCCCGCGCTGCGACCACCATGGCCGCATAGGCGCTGATGAGCGGCTGGCACAGATCCTCGACGAAGGGTTCGAGGCGCTGCCGATTCCTGACGTGAAGGAAGATCCGCTCAAGTTCCGCGATACGTCGAAATATACCGACCGCCTGAAGAAGGCCCGCGGGAAGAGCCCGCACAAGGACGCCTTCCTTGTCGGTTCGGGTGCGATCGAGGGCAAGCCCGCGGTCGTCGGTGTGCAGGACTTCGGCTTCATGGGCGGATCGATGGGGATGGCCGTGGGTACTGCCTTCTGCCAAGGCGCCGAACGCGCGCTGACGCGGCATTGCCCTTACATCGTCGTGACCGCTGCTGGCGGTGCGCGCATGCAGGAGGGCATTCTCAGCCTGATGCAGATGCCCAAGGCGACCGTGATGACCCGCCGCCTCAAGGAAGCGGGGCTGCCCTACATAGTCGTCCTTACCGACCCGACCACGGGCGGCGTGACGGCAAGCTATGCCATGCTCGGCGATGTGCACTTGGCAGAACCGGGCGCGCTGATCGGCTTTGCCGGCCAGCGCGTGATCCAGGACACTATTCGCGAGCAGCTGCCCGACGGTTTCCAGCGCGCCGAGTACCTGCACAAGCATGGCATGGTCGACATGGTCGTCCACCGCCACGACCTGCGCGATACGCTGGCGACACTGATCGACTACCTCGCCCCTTCGGCTGAGGCAGCCTGA